Proteins encoded together in one Colius striatus isolate bColStr4 chromosome 3, bColStr4.1.hap1, whole genome shotgun sequence window:
- the DCTN6 gene encoding dynactin subunit 6 isoform X2, giving the protein MADKVQKSVKIAPGAVVCVESEIRGDVTIGPRTVIHPKARIIAEAGPIVIGEGNLIEEQALIINGYPENITPETEEVEPKPMVIGTNNVFEVGCSMKVGDNNVIESKAFVGRNVILTSGCIIGACCNINTYEVIPENTVIYGADCLRRVQTERPQPQTLQLDFLMKILPNYHHLKKTMKATSTPVKS; this is encoded by the exons ATGGCGGacaaggtacagaagag CGTGAAGATCGCGCCGGGGGCCGTGGTGTGCGTGGAGAGCGAGATCCGCGGCGACGTGACCATCG GGCCCAGGACGGTGATCCACCCCAAGGCCAGGATCATCGCCGAAGCGGGGCCGATCGTCATTGGGGAAGGCAACCTGATCGAGGAGCAGGCGCTCATCATCAACGG GTATCCAGAAAATATTACACCAGAGACTGAAGAAGTAGAGCCCAAACCAATGGTCATTGGCACCAACAATGTTTTTGAAGTGGGGTGTT CAATGAAGGTGGGAGATAACAATGTCATTGAATCCAAAG CATTTGTTGGCAGGAACGTGATCCTGACGAGTGGCTGCATCATCGGGGCTTGCTGCAACATCAACACCTACGAGGTCATCCCTGAAAACACTGTCATCTATGGGGCCGACTGCCTCCGCCGCGTCCAGACAGAGCGTCCGCAG CCCCAGACGCTGCAGCTGGATTTCCTGATGAAGATCTTGCCAAACTACCATCACCTAAAGAAGACGATGAAGGCCACTTCCACTCCTGTCAAGAGCTGA
- the DCTN6 gene encoding dynactin subunit 6 isoform X1 — protein sequence MADKVQKSVKIAPGAVVCVESEIRGDVTIGPRTVIHPKARIIAEAGPIVIGEGNLIEEQALIINGYPENITPETEEVEPKPMVIGTNNVFEVGCYSQAMKVGDNNVIESKAFVGRNVILTSGCIIGACCNINTYEVIPENTVIYGADCLRRVQTERPQPQTLQLDFLMKILPNYHHLKKTMKATSTPVKS from the exons ATGGCGGacaaggtacagaagag CGTGAAGATCGCGCCGGGGGCCGTGGTGTGCGTGGAGAGCGAGATCCGCGGCGACGTGACCATCG GGCCCAGGACGGTGATCCACCCCAAGGCCAGGATCATCGCCGAAGCGGGGCCGATCGTCATTGGGGAAGGCAACCTGATCGAGGAGCAGGCGCTCATCATCAACGG GTATCCAGAAAATATTACACCAGAGACTGAAGAAGTAGAGCCCAAACCAATGGTCATTGGCACCAACAATGTTTTTGAAGTGGGGTGT TATTCCCAAGCAATGAAGGTGGGAGATAACAATGTCATTGAATCCAAAG CATTTGTTGGCAGGAACGTGATCCTGACGAGTGGCTGCATCATCGGGGCTTGCTGCAACATCAACACCTACGAGGTCATCCCTGAAAACACTGTCATCTATGGGGCCGACTGCCTCCGCCGCGTCCAGACAGAGCGTCCGCAG CCCCAGACGCTGCAGCTGGATTTCCTGATGAAGATCTTGCCAAACTACCATCACCTAAAGAAGACGATGAAGGCCACTTCCACTCCTGTCAAGAGCTGA
- the RBPMS gene encoding RNA-binding protein with multiple splicing isoform X2: protein MSNLPADREGGPADTGLPEEEVRTLFVSGLPLDIKPRELYLLFRPFKGYEGSLIKLTSKQPVGFVSFDSRSEAEAAKNALNGIRFDPEIPQTLRLEFAKANTKMAKSKLVGTPNPSTPLPTAVPQFIAREPYALAPSLRGWFSGLEVPSVLLNAGSQVCDGGLQSVLWVLMESSKAATGLVHSLQNHSVLA, encoded by the exons ATGAGCAACCTCCCCGCCGATCGGGAGGGCGGCCCCGCCGACACCGGCCTGCCCGAGGAGGAG gTGAGGACACTCTTCGTCAGCGGGTTGCCTCTGGACATCAAGCCCCGGGAACTTTACCTGCTCTTCAGACCCTTTAAG gGGTATGAAGGTTCTCTCATCAAACTCACCTCCAAGCAG cctgttGGCTTCGTCAGCTTCGACAGCCGCTCTGAGGCAGAAGCAGCGAAGAACGCTCTGAAT GGCATCCGCTTCGACCCCGAGATCCCCCAGACGCTGCGGCTGGAGTTCGCAAAGGCCAACACCAAGATGGCCAAGAGCAAACTGGTGGGCACCCCCAACCCCAGCACGCCTCTCCCCACTGCCGTACCTCAGTTCATCGCCCGGGAGCCCT ATGCGCTGGCTCCCTCCCTCCGAGGCTGGTTCTCAGGGCTGGAAGTCCCGTCAGTTCTGCTGAATGCCGG GTCTCAGGTGTGTGATGGTGGCCTACAGTCAGTCTTGTGGGTATTAATGGAGTCTTCCAAGGCGGCTACTGGGTTGGTGCACTCTCTGCAAAACCACAGTGTGCTG GCTTGA
- the RBPMS gene encoding RNA-binding protein with multiple splicing isoform X1, with the protein MSNLPADREGGPADTGLPEEEVRTLFVSGLPLDIKPRELYLLFRPFKGYEGSLIKLTSKQPVGFVSFDSRSEAEAAKNALNGIRFDPEIPQTLRLEFAKANTKMAKSKLVGTPNPSTPLPTAVPQFIAREPYELTVPALYPSSPEVWGPYPLYPAELAPALPPPAFTYPASLHAQMRWLPPSEAGSQGWKSRQFC; encoded by the exons ATGAGCAACCTCCCCGCCGATCGGGAGGGCGGCCCCGCCGACACCGGCCTGCCCGAGGAGGAG gTGAGGACACTCTTCGTCAGCGGGTTGCCTCTGGACATCAAGCCCCGGGAACTTTACCTGCTCTTCAGACCCTTTAAG gGGTATGAAGGTTCTCTCATCAAACTCACCTCCAAGCAG cctgttGGCTTCGTCAGCTTCGACAGCCGCTCTGAGGCAGAAGCAGCGAAGAACGCTCTGAAT GGCATCCGCTTCGACCCCGAGATCCCCCAGACGCTGCGGCTGGAGTTCGCAAAGGCCAACACCAAGATGGCCAAGAGCAAACTGGTGGGCACCCCCAACCCCAGCACGCCTCTCCCCACTGCCGTACCTCAGTTCATCGCCCGGGAGCCCT ATGAGCTCACAGTGCCTGCACTTTACCCCAGTAGCCCTGAAGTGTGGGGGCCATACCCTCTGTACCCAGCGGAGTTAGCACCTGCTCTACCTCCTCCTGCTTTCACCTATCCCGCTTCACTGCACGCCCAG ATGCGCTGGCTCCCTCCCTCCGAGGCTGGTTCTCAGGGCTGGAAGTCCCGTCAGTTCTGCTGA
- the RBPMS gene encoding RNA-binding protein with multiple splicing isoform X3 — MSNLPADREGGPADTGLPEEEVRTLFVSGLPLDIKPRELYLLFRPFKPVGFVSFDSRSEAEAAKNALNGIRFDPEIPQTLRLEFAKANTKMAKSKLVGTPNPSTPLPTAVPQFIAREPYELTVPALYPSSPEVWGPYPLYPAELAPALPPPAFTYPASLHAQMRWLPPSEAGSQGWKSRQFC, encoded by the exons ATGAGCAACCTCCCCGCCGATCGGGAGGGCGGCCCCGCCGACACCGGCCTGCCCGAGGAGGAG gTGAGGACACTCTTCGTCAGCGGGTTGCCTCTGGACATCAAGCCCCGGGAACTTTACCTGCTCTTCAGACCCTTTAAG cctgttGGCTTCGTCAGCTTCGACAGCCGCTCTGAGGCAGAAGCAGCGAAGAACGCTCTGAAT GGCATCCGCTTCGACCCCGAGATCCCCCAGACGCTGCGGCTGGAGTTCGCAAAGGCCAACACCAAGATGGCCAAGAGCAAACTGGTGGGCACCCCCAACCCCAGCACGCCTCTCCCCACTGCCGTACCTCAGTTCATCGCCCGGGAGCCCT ATGAGCTCACAGTGCCTGCACTTTACCCCAGTAGCCCTGAAGTGTGGGGGCCATACCCTCTGTACCCAGCGGAGTTAGCACCTGCTCTACCTCCTCCTGCTTTCACCTATCCCGCTTCACTGCACGCCCAG ATGCGCTGGCTCCCTCCCTCCGAGGCTGGTTCTCAGGGCTGGAAGTCCCGTCAGTTCTGCTGA
- the RBPMS gene encoding RNA-binding protein with multiple splicing isoform X4 encodes MSNLPADREGGPADTGLPEEEVRTLFVSGLPLDIKPRELYLLFRPFKGIRFDPEIPQTLRLEFAKANTKMAKSKLVGTPNPSTPLPTAVPQFIAREPYELTVPALYPSSPEVWGPYPLYPAELAPALPPPAFTYPASLHAQMRWLPPSEAGSQGWKSRQFC; translated from the exons ATGAGCAACCTCCCCGCCGATCGGGAGGGCGGCCCCGCCGACACCGGCCTGCCCGAGGAGGAG gTGAGGACACTCTTCGTCAGCGGGTTGCCTCTGGACATCAAGCCCCGGGAACTTTACCTGCTCTTCAGACCCTTTAAG GGCATCCGCTTCGACCCCGAGATCCCCCAGACGCTGCGGCTGGAGTTCGCAAAGGCCAACACCAAGATGGCCAAGAGCAAACTGGTGGGCACCCCCAACCCCAGCACGCCTCTCCCCACTGCCGTACCTCAGTTCATCGCCCGGGAGCCCT ATGAGCTCACAGTGCCTGCACTTTACCCCAGTAGCCCTGAAGTGTGGGGGCCATACCCTCTGTACCCAGCGGAGTTAGCACCTGCTCTACCTCCTCCTGCTTTCACCTATCCCGCTTCACTGCACGCCCAG ATGCGCTGGCTCCCTCCCTCCGAGGCTGGTTCTCAGGGCTGGAAGTCCCGTCAGTTCTGCTGA